In Struthio camelus isolate bStrCam1 chromosome 3, bStrCam1.hap1, whole genome shotgun sequence, the DNA window ATCATGGATTTGAAAGTCAGTGACTAGCAGACCCCGCCAAACTCTGTAATGTTTTACAActaatctcttgctctttctATAGTAGTGCGACATCCAGAAATGGCAGACCTAAGAATTGTCTCCCACTTTTGCTTTCCGCAGTATACTCTGGAGTGCGGATAGTTGCATATGAGCATCTTCGTGACTCTGTGCTTGGCAGGGCTGAGGATGGAAGCTTTCCATTCTGGTAATTCTGCATTTATATTGTTGCCTGTTTTGGGATTGCCCTTACTGCAGCAGTTCTGCAAAACTGGCTAGAAAGGGATCTTTTCCTCATGGTTTGCCTACCTGAAGAGGGTTAACATAAAACAGGACTTTAAACACGCATATGGACTTTCTGATTTTGGCTCAGAGCAGTATTTTTTCATTCAACTGGGAGCAGGATTAAGGAATACTGAAATAAGTTTCTCGGGGCTTAACTAAGACCATGATTACCCTAGTAAAGGTGCCCTAGTAAAAGAGGAACACGATAAAACGCACGCATAGAAATAGCTGCTTGGGAAGACACAGCTTGTCTCTGGGAGGAATTAGCCTGGATCAGAGCTGAGGCAGTGCAGCTTTACCATGATTCGTAGtggcagttctttttttctttcctcttggggCAGGGGAAGTTCTTAAGTGTAGGTGAGTCATAGCTGGTCATACAGCTGTGTGTGATGGCTGTTAGAGAAGCTGTGAGCTATTGCACAAACTCAGTGCCAATATGAGTAACAGCAGCGGACTGGGAGATTAAAACCAGAGGCTGTAGTTCAGCTGAGCGAAGGTGGACCTGCAGCTAGCCACACGTACAACGCACAGCTCAGAGGGTACCCGAGAGCTCGGTTAGCTTCAGGCTGGGTCAGACTGCATGCAGGTTAGCAGAGGTGTCAAATATCCCCTGGAACCAATTAGCCAACACGCTTTTGCACAAAAGAAGGGAGGGCTAGCACATCTCAGACACGTAGCTGCTGGAGGGATAGGTCCAACTAGGTGTTATTTAGCAGCAGTATGGCAAAGTTTTGCTATTTTGCTGCTTGTCATGCTGCTTAGATAAAGGGAACATGGGTGAGAAATTCTGTCATTATGCCTTTAAATTATAAGAGGGGAATAGGAAGACTTGCTGATTCTGGTCTTATATTGAGTTCCTCGCTTTCCCGGCTACTAAAGAAGCAGATTGCGAAGGAAAAGCCACCATTTTGTTCATGTGTGTATGACAGACGTCAGCCTAAATTACATCTGTGCATCTTTCCTGAGGAGACAAGTGATCCTATGCAAAGCCAAAAGAAGGTCTTTTCTTTGTAGATTTAAATCTACTATTGCTGAGTAGATTTAACTCAGCAATACTTAAATCTCATTCGTTTTTGAGAATGCAGATGGCAGATAGCCACAGAAGTAGCCCTTTGCCTGCACGGCATGAAGTAGATTTTTCTGTAAACTCACTTGCAAAAAATCagtaaattttaaagatttttttttgattgctaaAATTATGGTCATACATTTTTATAATCATATACAGTATCATATCCAATCAAGTATTTTACTCCAAAACGTACTCAGTAATCTTAGGtgcaaaatgtaaatgtttttaagATGGGATTTATAAAATCTAATATAGATAAAATACTTCTCATGCATGTTGCTATGGGAAAGAGGAACTGCAGATAATACTAAAAtaagcagaagcagaaaattaACGTGACCGATCTAGTAGCGATGTGAGTGATAAACAAAATTTTGTATGTTGGGAGGTAGTTTAGAGTTTCATATTACCCTTCAGTTATTGTAATATATGAAGCAACATCTCTTACTTGTGTATCTTGCCATCTTGCCTTTAAATCTTAAGTGAGGAACTTCATGTAACCTGAAGAAGCAGGAGAGCATTTTGTTAATTTATGATTAATGATCCACAGTTACCACAGTTACTAACTTAACTCTGGCTCTTAGTATAAGAAAAAGTCGTTTAAATTTGTTTCACCTGGGCAATGCTGCTGAACTCTTTAGATCAAGCACTGTGATTTCTTAAGATCTTCAGTGCATTCTGGAGcaccttttctttcccattttaacAGGAAAGCTGTAGTTGGAGGCATGTCTGCAGGTGCCATTGGTCAGTTTTTTGCCAGCCCAACTGATCTGGTGAAGGTACAGATGCagatggaaggaaagaggaagttaGAAGGAAAACCATTACGGTTAGTTCCTCTCTAAGTTGGCAATTCTTCTGTTAATGATTTCTCTTTGGCTGTTCCAAATTTCCTTGCATGCGAGACATACATTCAGACCATTGTAGATGCAAAAATGTATGAATGTAATTTGTCCAGCCCGTTTCTGCAACACATCCTGTGAGCTTGTTTAATCATGCCCCTGTTTAATCTGGTTCACTTGCTGTGGGAGGCCCAAATAACAACAATTATTGAATGTTGTATACAAAAAGCCACCTGGACATCAAATATTCAAATCTGGAACAGGTTTGAATTTGGCTGAAGTTGATACCACTTGGTAGACTGTGTGATGTATGTGAAACAAGTCAGTATTTCTGCCTTGCTTGCTGTTGTGACAGCTAATGCTGTTTGCAGCTTTTATAGGGATGTGAAAAGAAGTATCAGAATAACACCAAGGATCACAGTATTATTAAACCTCTTAGTCAGGAGTGAGTCGTGTTTCTTGAGTgttgggaaggagggaaagggtaGGCTTCTCTCCTCCTATCTTCTGCCATCCCTTTTCCCTGGCTGATCTGATCTCTTCTGGGGAAGAGTTGTACCACCTGACGGCTCTGGGCAATGGAGCGGGTAAGGGATTTGAGACTTCTCCCTTATTCCCTTTGTACTTGCTTTCCTTCTTCTAACATATCGGCCCCACAGCAGCAGTTCTACTCCAGTACTTTTCTAGAGAAAGGGAAAGACACTTTCTGAAGAAGGGAAACTGAAAGTAGAGATGGGGCAAATGGCTTGTTCTCATACTGCTGTGCAggaagcacagcagcagagaagggCTAGGCTCGCCTGCAAACAGCAACGCTGGAGACCCTCATTGCAGATACCAGAACACAGTGCTGTTTGTACCCTAACCTGCTGGTGTCATTTGGTTTCTTATGTGGTTAGTATTGCAATGCTCCCGTGGGGTCAGAGGGTCTTCTATCATTAGTGATCAGATTGCTGCTTACTACGGAAACTGGTGTGTTTGGTAAGTTGCTTCGGTATGAAGGTCAACGATTAAGGGAAGGCCAGATCCTCACGGGTATAAATTTTCATTGTTCTGACAATGTTGGTGCGCATCAGCTGGGACCTTGGTTCAATAAAGTCTTGGAATATGTAGAGCAAAGATTTCTCTGTGGCTGAATTCTCTGCTTACCGGTTGAATATTGATTTCAGATTTCAAGGAGTGCACCATGCATTTATGAAGATCCTGTCTGAAGGAGGAATACGGGGACTTTGGGTTGGATGGGTGCCAAATGTTCAGAGAGCTGCTCTGGTAAACATGGGAGGTAAATTTAATAACTTATTCTGCAGTGCTTAAGGCTGCATCTAAACTGTAAGAAAGGAGAGTTCAGCTGCTCACCTAATCTTAGTCTCTTGATTCGCTCTGCTGGGGTCCTGCTTGGAGTGCACTGCATCTAACTTCTGGCTTGTGCACCTGGCTTTCTTCCCTGTAGAAATCAAGTTGCTAAAAGGAATGGTTCATGCCTGAGTTACTGAtagggagcagccagggctggctgctctgtaAGGGACGGGGAGCCAAGAGCTAACTGCGATAACACAGGCAACAGGGCAGGGGCCTTGCCAGTTGTCCCATTGCCTCAAGCGAGGCGAGCAGGGGAGGCCTGGAGATAGTagccaggttcaaccaagagtccagatcatcaggcaagtttgtGATGATGAGACAgctctgaggtcaagccaggaaggtGAGTAAGGATCAGGTCTGGTTGGGACACAGCCCAGCGATCACCGGGCAACtccatagtgatgaggcaggtccaggTGAGGCTGGGAAGTCAGCCTTTGGGTCAGGGTCCAGATCAGCAAGGTCGATGGCCAGGCACAGGTATGCCTGTGACAGAGCTGTGGAAAGGCACACCTACAGAATAGGtcaggcagggactgacagcccagggctgagctggaaTGGGGCCCATGGACAGCAGAGTGGGTGGAGGACCAGATGAGGCTGGTCGGGGCTAGTAAGGCCCATTAGTGCCCTCATGGCCCTGGCAGTCTCCTGAAATAGGGTGAATTTGCTGCCTGAGTGCTCAACTGATCCAAGAAACTCTTGCGCTTCCCATATACAGATAGAGCCTTCGTGTGCCTGCCCAAAACTGCTCGGATATTGGTCTTTGATCTCCCTTCTGAGGTTTTGTCTATCACATGAACTCTTTTACAATTGGAATGTTTACCACTGGGTATGACTGGGCTGTAAAGCGCTAGAAAGAGCTGGGAGGATCATCCTGCTTAGTAGGCAGAGCTTTGAGTTTTCAGGCGAGGACACTGGAAATGTATCCCAGATCTCCACTCATTTCAGATCACCATCTTTCATTCAGGCTCCCAGACACTGTAACTCATGTGTGCTTTCAGCTACTCATGATATAATGTCCATGGCACACGCACCTACTATTATTGCCCAACATTTCCAGCATATTTGATAACCTTTGCAAACTGTTACAGAAATGGGAGAGGTACAACCATCTTTATTGTGTTGTTTCTGATTTTGGTGAATGAGTTATTTTGGAAAGTTATCCATTTGGGATCCATTTTATCATTTGTGTGGTAactcagagaagaaggaagtgaagTGGAGGACATACTCATATGTGTAATGACAGGAGCAAGAGCAGCAACTTGTAGGTTCGCCAATTGTCATCAGAAAGGGGGCAGAGTTAACTGTTATAGAAATAATTCAACCCtaggtttcctaggagcagagtTTCACATACGTCTagcagtgaatttaattatttatttaaatgacggtacagcaaagtaacagctcaagctgggtgcctctggggagggaccccaaacaaagaaattttggggtaattatactccttacagtcaaatttccccgccagctagtgacagtctcttccagtcttctttactgagtcggtggtctctttcctttcgATTGGCTCACATCTACATCCTGGGACAGTTGCTATATTCttgcttcacagtgccttatcttatcccaGGGTTAACTGTTACCTCTggccattgtgttctgtatctttgagggctggttctagctgggtttgcagtcgcatcctcagcaatgtctctcgagcTTATTTGcaattcagtcctgcggcctgcaggcttcatctactttaggcactagcgCTGAGCTGGGCTAgggctaaattagctcccttttctaacagtaGCTGTGTCAATCGCTGCATCAGAAATTTAGGTTTTGCCAAGTCCGTGTCCTGAATTGGTAATAAATAGCACAAACACTACCTATTTCTAACAAtgtgttttctaaatattttctttacagatCTGACCACTTATGACTCAGTGAAACACTTTTTACTTCTGAACACACCCCTTGTGGACAACAGCGTGACTCACAGTGTTGCCAGGTGCCCAATTCCTTTATCACTCTCTTTTTACTATGGAGTATTTCCAGCTTCACTGTCTA includes these proteins:
- the SLC25A27 gene encoding mitochondrial uncoupling protein 4 isoform X2; the encoded protein is MLRTAVGIVQEEGLLKLWQGATPALYRHIVYSGVRIVAYEHLRDSVLGRAEDGSFPFWKAVVGGMSAGAIGQFFASPTDLVKVQMQMEGKRKLEGKPLRFQGVHHAFMKILSEGGIRGLWVGWVPNVQRAALVNMGDLTTYDSVKHFLLLNTPLVDNSVTHSVASACSGLVAAVLGTPADVVKTRIMNQPRGNHGRLLGHWYSGLRMNKSEGSVELVLSKILKPYQYAQNKEETESLIFTPQSTSTPQRTHSCRRLAVVSHV